From Deinococcus aquaticus, one genomic window encodes:
- a CDS encoding iron-siderophore ABC transporter substrate-binding protein has translation MHKQLITTAVTASLCSASAATYPQTVTHSAGTTTIPRQPLRVVALGPHALDLLLSIGVQPVGYGEASTFLKTPAFGSPIRDIKYLGSRVTSAPVNVGDRFNPNLEILTALRPDLIVGETYASNVYPQLSRIAPTLLLDGIDRSAWQKTLPTLARALNREAAYRTALNTYTKSVESTRAQLASFGKKRVLVVWTTGGDARNTFTISGSDDWTGGLLRDAGVNVIDGEKKDAVVSVEGLAAINPDAVIVLAAGTSTPSRARAEWNAGAITSRLRASQAGQVYFFDYHLFRRIRGPIAAQLVERQLVKTLR, from the coding sequence ATGCACAAACAACTGATCACCACTGCCGTCACCGCATCCCTGTGCAGCGCCTCCGCCGCCACCTACCCCCAGACCGTCACGCACAGCGCCGGAACAACCACCATCCCCAGGCAACCGCTGCGCGTCGTCGCGCTCGGCCCGCACGCCCTGGACCTGCTACTGTCCATCGGCGTGCAGCCCGTCGGCTACGGCGAGGCTTCCACGTTCCTGAAAACCCCGGCCTTCGGTTCACCCATCCGCGACATCAAGTACCTCGGCAGCCGCGTCACGAGCGCGCCCGTGAACGTCGGGGACCGCTTCAACCCGAACCTCGAAATCCTGACGGCCCTGCGGCCCGACCTGATCGTCGGCGAGACCTACGCCTCAAACGTGTACCCGCAGCTCAGCCGCATCGCGCCCACCCTGCTGCTGGACGGCATCGACCGCAGCGCGTGGCAGAAGACCCTCCCCACCCTGGCCCGCGCCCTGAACCGCGAGGCTGCGTACCGCACCGCCCTGAACACCTACACGAAGAGCGTCGAGAGTACCCGCGCGCAGCTGGCCTCCTTCGGGAAGAAGCGCGTGCTAGTCGTCTGGACGACCGGCGGCGACGCCCGCAACACCTTCACCATCAGCGGCAGCGACGACTGGACCGGCGGCCTGCTGCGCGACGCCGGCGTGAACGTCATCGACGGCGAGAAGAAGGACGCCGTGGTCAGCGTGGAAGGCCTGGCCGCCATCAACCCGGACGCCGTGATCGTCCTGGCTGCCGGGACCAGCACGCCCAGCCGCGCGCGCGCCGAGTGGAACGCGGGGGCCATCACCAGTCGCCTGCGCGCCAGTCAGGCCGGGCAGGTGTACTTCTTCGACTACCACCTGTTCCGCCGCATCCGGGGCCCCATTGCCGCGCAACTCGTCGAGCGGCAACTCGTCAAGACGCTGCGCTGA
- a CDS encoding class I SAM-dependent methyltransferase: MNPVSRSVQGQENLNPDPSSGAGGSGPLLSAAQRSNLLPLTAAGYAWWRARSLRSLGADFTLEREAALFRALCRPQAGQDWLDVGTSAGFYAGVLARADCRVLAVDLSAPMLREGAKREPDARIDWAQLNMERSDLPPASFDGVTVGATLNETRGPAALLAECARVLRPGGQLWLMYLRRTGGPLQAVFERPKAGGLNFPDPAWVGRHLPGLIRTDGLSAGAVQFERYVKGTDPQGAHGAAGRGVWETL; the protein is encoded by the coding sequence ATGAACCCTGTGAGCCGCTCTGTGCAGGGACAAGAAAATCTCAACCCGGACCCATCTTCCGGCGCGGGCGGTTCCGGGCCGCTGCTCAGCGCCGCGCAGCGCAGCAATCTGCTGCCACTGACCGCCGCCGGGTACGCGTGGTGGCGCGCGCGGTCCCTGCGGTCGCTGGGCGCGGATTTCACGCTGGAGCGCGAGGCGGCGCTGTTCCGGGCGCTGTGCCGCCCGCAGGCCGGTCAGGACTGGCTGGACGTGGGCACCAGCGCGGGCTTCTACGCGGGCGTGCTGGCCCGCGCGGACTGCCGGGTGCTGGCTGTGGACCTGAGCGCCCCGATGCTGCGTGAGGGAGCGAAGCGCGAACCGGACGCCCGGATCGACTGGGCGCAGCTGAACATGGAGCGTAGCGACCTGCCGCCCGCCTCGTTCGACGGGGTGACGGTCGGCGCGACCCTGAACGAGACGCGCGGCCCGGCGGCCCTGCTGGCCGAGTGCGCGCGGGTGCTGCGGCCCGGCGGGCAGTTGTGGCTGATGTACCTGCGCCGCACGGGCGGACCCCTTCAGGCGGTGTTCGAGCGGCCGAAGGCGGGCGGCCTGAACTTCCCGGACCCCGCGTGGGTGGGGCGGCACCTGCCGGGCCTGATCCGCACGGACGGCCTGAGTGCGGGGGCCGTGCAGTTCGAGCGGTACGTGAAGGGCACCGACCCGCAGGGTGCCCATGGGGCCGCCGGCCGTGGCGTGTGGGAAACTCTGTAA
- a CDS encoding OsmC family protein gives MADIARKATAHWEGDLKHGKGTVSTESGVLDGAQYSFGTRFENGKGTNPEELLASAHAGCFTMQLSALLANHGHTIESLDTQATCEMVKDGPGFKVSAMKLVVRGKITGSDQTDFEEHVKQAADMCPMSQVMKGNVEITHEAILE, from the coding sequence ATGGCAGACATCGCACGCAAGGCAACGGCCCACTGGGAAGGCGACCTCAAGCACGGCAAGGGCACCGTGAGCACCGAGAGTGGCGTTCTGGACGGCGCGCAGTACTCGTTCGGCACCCGCTTCGAGAACGGCAAGGGCACCAACCCCGAAGAACTGCTGGCCAGCGCCCACGCCGGGTGCTTCACCATGCAGCTCAGCGCCCTGCTCGCCAACCACGGCCACACCATCGAATCCCTGGACACCCAGGCCACCTGCGAGATGGTCAAGGACGGCCCCGGCTTCAAGGTCAGCGCCATGAAACTCGTCGTGCGCGGCAAGATCACCGGCAGCGACCAGACCGACTTCGAGGAGCACGTCAAGCAGGCCGCCGACATGTGCCCCATGAGTCAGGTCATGAAAGGCAACGTGGAAATCACCCACGAAGCCATCCTGGAATAA
- a CDS encoding phytoene/squalene synthase family protein, with product MTFTPPTGTALIQAVAHCQDITREHSKTFYLGSRFFPAQQRRAVWAVYAACRDGDDIVDERSGEAARAGLDDWWARTQAAFAGRPGEHPIDTALSWAALSYPIPLSAFAELHDGLRMDLAGHEYRTMDDLILYCRRVAGVVGFMIAPVSGYSGGERTLHAALMLGQAMQLTNILRDVGEDLRRGRVYLPETLLLQYGVTRADLERGVVTPGYRALMEHLSGLARDWYAQGRAGIPCLHGSARLAVATAARAYEGILDDLARNDFDNFGRRAHVSGTRKLMMLPRAWWELRSAPVP from the coding sequence GTGACCTTCACTCCCCCTACTGGCACCGCCCTGATCCAGGCGGTCGCGCACTGCCAGGACATCACGCGGGAGCACAGCAAGACCTTCTATCTTGGCTCGCGGTTCTTTCCGGCGCAGCAGCGCCGGGCCGTGTGGGCCGTGTATGCCGCCTGCCGCGACGGCGACGATATCGTCGACGAGCGCAGCGGTGAGGCGGCCCGCGCCGGACTGGACGACTGGTGGGCGCGCACGCAGGCGGCTTTCGCGGGCCGGCCCGGTGAGCATCCCATCGACACGGCCCTGTCGTGGGCAGCGCTCAGTTACCCCATTCCGCTGTCCGCCTTTGCCGAGCTGCACGACGGACTGCGCATGGACCTCGCCGGGCACGAGTACCGGACGATGGACGACCTGATCCTGTACTGCCGGCGCGTGGCGGGCGTGGTGGGGTTCATGATCGCGCCGGTCAGCGGGTACAGCGGCGGCGAACGCACCCTGCACGCCGCGCTGATGCTGGGGCAGGCCATGCAACTGACCAACATCCTGCGTGATGTGGGCGAGGACCTGCGCCGGGGCCGGGTGTACCTGCCGGAAACGCTGCTGCTGCAGTACGGCGTGACCCGCGCCGACCTGGAACGCGGGGTGGTCACGCCCGGGTACCGCGCGCTGATGGAGCACCTGTCGGGACTGGCGCGGGACTGGTACGCGCAGGGCCGCGCCGGAATTCCCTGCCTGCACGGCAGCGCCCGGCTGGCCGTGGCGACGGCCGCGCGTGCCTACGAGGGCATTCTGGACGACCTGGCGCGCAACGACTTCGATAATTTCGGCCGGCGGGCGCACGTGAGCGGCACGCGCAAACTGATGATGCTGCCGCGCGCGTGGTGGGAGTTACGGTCGGCCCCTGTTCCCTGA
- a CDS encoding acylphosphatase, whose translation MRLTALITGTVQGVGYRRYVQRHARDLNLAGYAENLSDGRVEIVAEGPQPELDRLLHWLRRGPPHARIQDVQTTYSEDTGLNDFHVY comes from the coding sequence ATGCGCCTGACCGCCCTCATCACCGGAACTGTGCAGGGCGTCGGCTACCGACGCTACGTGCAGCGCCACGCCCGCGACCTGAACCTCGCCGGGTACGCCGAGAACCTCAGCGACGGCCGCGTCGAGATCGTCGCTGAGGGTCCCCAGCCCGAACTGGACCGCCTGCTGCACTGGCTGCGGCGCGGCCCGCCCCACGCCCGCATTCAGGACGTGCAGACCACCTACAGCGAAGATACCGGCCTGAACGACTTCCACGTGTACTGA
- a CDS encoding M12 family metallopeptidase has translation MRKVTPVLLLSLLLAACSTSQPSPQQDGPSARTAPNTRPATLILPDGTRQQVTGFEQDGYLMLEDDIILADLGSVTPQGTYVVDTRYRWTARTIPYTFAANVPQAIRDRVAAAASTIRSTTNVVVTPRTGTTQRNYVEITYNTGTSCASSLGMVGGKQTITLADRCTTGSIIHEFGHAMGLFHEQTRPDRDQYVQIVWANIPADWQSQYQIRSGSAGYGAYDFDSIMHYPAFFDGKIAIQPLNSSIDINRMGQRNGFSVTDKSTVNALYPR, from the coding sequence ATGCGTAAAGTCACACCTGTTCTGCTGCTTTCCCTTCTGCTCGCCGCGTGCTCCACGTCCCAGCCTTCCCCGCAGCAGGACGGCCCGTCCGCCCGCACGGCCCCGAACACCCGGCCCGCCACGCTGATCCTCCCCGACGGCACCCGCCAGCAGGTGACGGGCTTCGAGCAGGACGGCTACCTGATGCTTGAGGACGACATCATCCTCGCGGACCTGGGCAGCGTCACCCCGCAGGGTACCTACGTCGTCGACACGCGTTACCGCTGGACGGCCCGCACCATCCCGTACACCTTCGCCGCGAACGTCCCGCAGGCCATCCGGGACCGCGTGGCCGCCGCCGCGTCCACTATCCGCTCGACAACCAACGTCGTCGTCACGCCCCGCACGGGCACCACGCAGCGCAACTACGTGGAAATCACGTACAACACCGGCACCAGCTGCGCGTCCAGCCTGGGCATGGTGGGCGGCAAGCAGACCATCACCCTGGCCGACCGCTGCACGACCGGCTCGATCATCCACGAGTTCGGGCACGCCATGGGCCTGTTCCACGAGCAGACCCGCCCGGACCGCGACCAGTACGTGCAGATCGTCTGGGCGAACATCCCCGCCGACTGGCAGAGCCAGTACCAGATCCGCAGCGGCAGCGCCGGCTACGGCGCGTACGACTTCGACTCGATCATGCACTACCCCGCCTTCTTCGACGGCAAGATCGCCATCCAGCCCCTGAACTCCAGCATCGACATCAACCGCATGGGCCAGCGCAACGGCTTCTCGGTGACCGACAAGAGTACCGTGAACGCTCTCTACCCCCGCTGA
- the crtI gene encoding phytoene desaturase family protein, with product MTASTVSTTPGKRKTALIIGSGIGGLSLGIRLQSLGFDTTILERLDKAGGRAYQKRTEDGYVFDMGPTVITVPHFIEELFALERDAGMLGGADYPPAVLAPDARVREGESGGPRTREYVNLVPILPFYRIYFDDGTFFDYDGDPVSTRRQIGELAPEDLAGYERFHDDARAIFERGFLELGYTHFGDVATMLKVVPDLMRLDAVRTLFSFTGKYFTNPKMQQVFSFETLLVGGNPLSVPAIYAMIHFVEKTWGIHYAMGGTGALVQGFVRKFQELGGRIEYGQGVQEILVTDDRGRPVRHPLGRRVARGVRLESGQERHADIVVSNGDWANTYLKRLPAAARLVNSDLRVKAARQSMSLLVIYFGFRKTDTDLKLRHHNIILGPRYQELLTEIFGKKVLGRDFSQYLHVPTLTDPSLAPEGHHAAYTLVPVPHNASGLDWTVEGPKLVERVYTFLEERGYIPDLRARLTHSEFITPDYFEGTLDSYLGNAFGPEPTLIQSAFFRPHNRSEDVGNLYMVGAGAQPGGGTPSVMMSAKMTARLIAQDFGIHPSVRDGVPATEGSGAESAAD from the coding sequence ATGACTGCTTCCACGGTTTCCACTACTCCTGGCAAACGCAAGACCGCGCTGATCATCGGTTCCGGTATCGGCGGCCTGAGCCTCGGCATTCGCCTGCAATCGCTGGGTTTCGATACGACCATCCTTGAGCGGCTGGACAAGGCGGGCGGGCGCGCGTACCAGAAACGCACCGAGGACGGGTACGTGTTCGACATGGGGCCGACCGTGATCACGGTGCCGCACTTCATCGAGGAACTGTTCGCGCTGGAACGCGACGCCGGGATGCTGGGCGGGGCGGATTACCCCCCGGCGGTGCTGGCCCCGGACGCCCGCGTGCGCGAGGGCGAGAGCGGCGGCCCGCGCACGCGCGAGTACGTGAACCTCGTGCCGATCCTGCCCTTCTACCGCATCTACTTCGATGACGGCACCTTCTTCGATTACGACGGCGATCCGGTCAGCACCCGCCGCCAGATCGGCGAACTGGCCCCCGAGGACCTCGCCGGGTACGAGCGTTTTCATGACGACGCCCGCGCCATCTTCGAGCGCGGCTTCCTGGAACTGGGGTACACGCACTTCGGGGATGTGGCGACCATGCTGAAGGTCGTGCCGGACCTGATGCGCCTGGACGCCGTGCGCACCCTGTTCAGCTTCACCGGCAAGTACTTCACGAACCCCAAGATGCAGCAGGTGTTCTCGTTCGAGACGCTGCTGGTCGGCGGGAACCCCCTGAGCGTGCCCGCCATCTACGCCATGATTCATTTTGTAGAGAAGACCTGGGGCATCCACTACGCCATGGGCGGCACGGGCGCGCTGGTGCAGGGCTTCGTGCGCAAATTCCAGGAACTCGGGGGGCGCATCGAGTACGGGCAGGGCGTGCAGGAGATCCTGGTCACGGACGACCGGGGCCGCCCGGTCCGGCACCCGCTGGGGCGGCGCGTGGCGCGCGGCGTGCGGCTGGAGAGCGGGCAGGAACGCCATGCGGACATCGTGGTCAGTAACGGCGACTGGGCGAACACGTACCTCAAGCGCCTGCCGGCCGCCGCGCGCCTCGTGAACAGCGACCTGCGCGTGAAGGCCGCCCGCCAGAGCATGAGCCTGCTGGTCATCTACTTCGGGTTCCGCAAAACCGACACGGACCTGAAACTGCGTCACCACAACATCATCCTGGGGCCGCGCTACCAAGAACTGCTGACCGAGATCTTCGGGAAGAAGGTGCTGGGCCGCGACTTCAGCCAGTACCTGCACGTGCCCACCCTGACCGACCCCAGCCTCGCGCCGGAAGGGCACCACGCGGCGTACACGCTGGTGCCGGTGCCGCACAACGCCAGCGGCCTGGACTGGACGGTGGAAGGCCCGAAACTGGTCGAGCGGGTGTACACCTTCCTGGAGGAACGCGGGTACATCCCGGACCTGCGCGCCCGCCTGACGCACAGCGAGTTCATCACGCCCGACTACTTTGAGGGCACGCTGGACAGCTACCTGGGCAACGCCTTCGGCCCGGAGCCGACGCTGATCCAGAGTGCGTTCTTCCGCCCGCACAACCGCAGCGAGGACGTGGGCAACCTGTACATGGTCGGCGCGGGCGCGCAGCCCGGCGGCGGGACGCCCAGCGTGATGATGAGCGCCAAGATGACGGCTCGCCTGATCGCGCAGGACTTCGGGATTCACCCCAGCGTGCGCGACGGCGTGCCCGCCACGGAAGGCAGCGGCGCAGAGAGCGCGGCCGACTGA
- a CDS encoding AAA family ATPase produces the protein MSHLFYLVGAPGSGKRTVGKALSALTGAALLDNHLTNDPVFLAAGISGIEPVSDEVWALCFAVRQSVRTATLHAPPTLAHIFTNYLTAQDQEWMNVERLRQLAAARGVPFVPVWLTCPLPELEQRMGLPERAERLKLRDPAQLRELLARAGTLPPPADALVLDTSRLGPLEAARRIVAFAGGVPVADALASPG, from the coding sequence ATGAGTCACCTGTTCTATCTGGTCGGCGCGCCCGGCAGCGGCAAACGCACGGTCGGCAAGGCGTTGTCGGCCCTGACGGGCGCGGCGCTGCTGGACAATCATCTGACGAACGATCCGGTGTTCTTGGCGGCGGGTATCTCAGGAATCGAGCCGGTCAGCGACGAGGTGTGGGCACTTTGTTTCGCCGTGCGGCAGTCGGTCAGGACCGCGACGCTGCACGCGCCACCCACGCTGGCCCACATCTTCACGAACTACCTGACGGCGCAAGATCAGGAGTGGATGAACGTGGAGCGGCTGCGGCAGCTGGCAGCGGCGCGGGGGGTGCCGTTCGTGCCGGTGTGGTTGACGTGCCCACTCCCGGAGCTGGAGCAGCGGATGGGCCTGCCAGAACGGGCCGAACGGCTGAAACTGCGCGACCCGGCGCAGCTGCGGGAATTGCTCGCCCGGGCCGGGACGCTACCACCCCCGGCGGACGCGCTGGTGCTGGACACCTCGCGGCTGGGACCGCTAGAGGCGGCGCGGCGGATCGTGGCGTTCGCGGGGGGTGTGCCGGTGGCAGATGCGCTTGCCAGTCCTGGGTGA
- a CDS encoding WGR domain-containing protein yields the protein MSATYLEYSDPNGAEHKFYEVTVEGADLTVRYGRIGTDGQTQRKTFPSPEKAQAEAEKKLKEKRRKGYEEAVQGVRQKREVVRRTFTETRATTRQGAPILWKFDTGATAFGIFAGDDQVWVGNEAGQVHALSPDGEVHRSFTLPDGVKCLVRDDRWTFAGCDDGNVYDLSGKLPFVAYEVEGSAALLWLDIHAGTLAASDAGGNVFAFDAESDQQWANVGTGGSMGWMVRVDERGVYYGHSVGVGMYDRASGLPLWQAKTRGGVLFGWQDGSDLYAGTTQNLIQRFTKAGEHVQDYACDAAVLSCATSPGGEYVFAGDSGSAVYCFTRSGERLWKLGSGVGGALSMQYSGGRLYLVTTRGTLAALDASAGAIQAAQRGEAPTPRDVKLAAAVQASAPLTQLAVTADTGQGVRLVCERDGTRLRVRPTDPGYHAWNVQFPRNLREAGATYLVDGLEDAGGFYRVVGDIRRVG from the coding sequence ATGTCTGCAACATATCTGGAGTATTCAGATCCGAACGGGGCCGAGCACAAATTCTACGAGGTCACCGTGGAGGGCGCGGACCTGACCGTCCGCTACGGCCGCATCGGCACCGACGGCCAGACGCAGCGCAAGACCTTCCCCAGCCCTGAAAAAGCGCAGGCAGAAGCCGAGAAGAAACTGAAGGAAAAGCGCCGCAAGGGCTACGAGGAAGCCGTGCAGGGCGTGCGGCAGAAACGCGAGGTGGTGCGCCGCACCTTCACCGAGACCCGCGCCACCACCCGCCAGGGCGCGCCGATCCTGTGGAAGTTCGACACCGGGGCCACGGCGTTCGGCATCTTCGCGGGCGACGATCAGGTGTGGGTGGGCAACGAGGCCGGGCAGGTGCACGCCCTGAGCCCCGACGGCGAGGTCCACCGCTCCTTCACCCTGCCCGACGGCGTCAAATGCCTCGTGCGCGACGACCGCTGGACCTTTGCCGGCTGCGACGACGGGAACGTGTACGACCTGAGCGGCAAACTGCCGTTCGTGGCGTACGAGGTCGAGGGCAGCGCCGCGCTGCTGTGGCTGGACATCCACGCGGGCACCCTGGCCGCCAGTGACGCGGGCGGGAACGTGTTCGCCTTCGACGCCGAGAGCGACCAGCAGTGGGCGAACGTCGGCACCGGCGGCAGCATGGGCTGGATGGTGCGCGTGGACGAACGCGGCGTGTACTACGGGCACTCGGTGGGCGTGGGCATGTATGACCGCGCCAGCGGCCTCCCGCTGTGGCAGGCGAAGACGCGCGGCGGCGTGCTGTTCGGCTGGCAGGACGGCAGCGACCTGTACGCGGGCACCACCCAGAACCTCATCCAGCGGTTCACGAAGGCGGGCGAGCACGTGCAGGACTACGCCTGCGACGCCGCCGTGCTGTCGTGCGCCACCAGCCCCGGCGGCGAGTACGTGTTCGCCGGGGACAGCGGCAGCGCCGTGTACTGCTTCACCCGCAGCGGCGAGCGCCTGTGGAAGCTGGGCAGCGGGGTCGGCGGGGCGCTCAGCATGCAGTACTCGGGCGGGCGGCTGTATCTCGTGACCACGCGCGGCACCCTGGCCGCCCTGGACGCCAGCGCCGGGGCCATCCAGGCCGCGCAGCGCGGCGAGGCCCCCACCCCGCGCGACGTGAAACTCGCTGCCGCCGTGCAGGCCAGCGCCCCCCTGACGCAACTGGCCGTCACCGCCGACACCGGCCAGGGCGTGCGGCTCGTGTGCGAGCGCGACGGCACCCGCCTGCGCGTCCGCCCCACCGACCCCGGCTACCACGCCTGGAACGTGCAGTTCCCCCGCAACCTCCGTGAAGCCGGAGCCACCTACCTCGTGGACGGCCTGGAGGACGCCGGAGGTTTCTACCGCGTGGTCGGAGATATCCGCCGCGTGGGGTGA
- a CDS encoding alpha/beta hydrolase encodes MQSQDWTVPGAPVKGYVWHAADPRGNVLLTHGFGEYAARYVDRYHALIPTLVAAGFTVYAADQRGHGASGGARAVVDVRVLVEDHLAAREALRADPRPLFLLGHSMGGLVTAASAARDPRGISGVILSSPALLVGENEPALVKRLAPVIARLAPGLPTTDLGTGGLSRLPEEVAAYEADPRMYHGKVPALTGASMLALSASLWPLYARWTLPTLVVHGAADRLTDPRGSQRFMQAIASGDRDLLIEDGGYHELLNDEPRDRVRARIVDWLRAHTA; translated from the coding sequence ATGCAAAGTCAGGACTGGACGGTGCCCGGCGCTCCCGTGAAAGGCTACGTTTGGCACGCCGCCGATCCGCGCGGAAACGTGCTGCTCACGCACGGATTCGGGGAGTACGCCGCGCGGTACGTGGACCGATACCACGCCCTGATTCCCACGCTGGTCGCGGCGGGGTTCACGGTGTACGCCGCCGACCAGCGCGGACACGGCGCGTCCGGGGGCGCGCGGGCCGTGGTGGACGTCCGCGTTCTGGTGGAAGATCACCTCGCGGCGCGTGAGGCCCTGCGCGCCGACCCCCGCCCGCTGTTCCTGCTGGGGCACTCCATGGGCGGGCTGGTCACGGCTGCCAGCGCCGCCCGCGACCCGCGCGGGATCAGCGGCGTGATCCTGTCCAGTCCGGCCCTGCTGGTCGGCGAGAACGAACCCGCGCTCGTGAAACGGCTCGCCCCGGTCATCGCGCGCCTCGCGCCGGGCCTGCCCACCACCGACCTGGGCACCGGCGGCCTGTCGCGCCTGCCCGAGGAAGTCGCCGCGTACGAGGCGGACCCGCGCATGTACCACGGGAAGGTCCCGGCCCTGACGGGCGCGAGCATGCTGGCGCTCAGCGCGTCGCTGTGGCCGCTGTACGCCCGCTGGACGCTGCCCACCCTGGTCGTGCATGGCGCGGCTGACCGCCTGACGGACCCGCGCGGCAGCCAGCGCTTCATGCAGGCCATCGCCTCGGGTGACCGTGACCTGCTGATCGAGGACGGCGGCTATCACGAACTGCTGAACGACGAGCCGCGTGACCGGGTCCGGGCGCGGATCGTGGACTGGCTGCGCGCCCATACCGCCTGA